One window of the Terriglobales bacterium genome contains the following:
- the ada gene encoding bifunctional DNA-binding transcriptional regulator/O6-methylguanine-DNA methyltransferase Ada has product MAAGSPELDRWEAVLARDPSRDGEFYFAVKTTGVYCRPSCASRRPRRENVLFFRKPEEAESAGFRACLRCRPRSAGNRRQTLVQQICRYIENHLDEPVTLRTLGAVFRQSPFHLQRTFKNALGISPREYADSCRMERFKRQLQAGRSVTHAMYEAGYGSTSRLYERTSSQLGMTPDAYRRGAIGTPIHYTCSESPLGRMLVAATPKGVCAVRFGHSDEELEQGLRREYPFAVRKRDDGALAGYCKTLVDYLRGEKLDATLPLDIQATAFQRRVWRYLQAIPRGATRSYGQVARALGQPSAARAVARACAANPVAVAIPCHRVTRGDGDLGGYRWGVRRKQALLGMESGESAKTRREVAARN; this is encoded by the coding sequence TTGGCCGCTGGCAGCCCGGAACTCGACCGGTGGGAAGCTGTGCTGGCGCGCGATCCCAGCCGCGACGGAGAGTTTTACTTCGCAGTAAAGACCACGGGCGTCTATTGCCGGCCGTCGTGCGCCTCGCGCCGCCCGCGCCGCGAGAACGTGCTCTTCTTCCGCAAGCCGGAAGAAGCGGAGAGCGCCGGATTCCGGGCCTGCCTGCGTTGCCGGCCGCGCTCGGCTGGAAACCGCAGGCAAACCCTGGTGCAGCAGATCTGCCGCTACATCGAGAACCACCTGGACGAGCCCGTCACGCTGCGTACCCTGGGCGCGGTCTTCCGGCAGAGCCCGTTCCACTTGCAGCGCACGTTCAAGAATGCGCTGGGCATCTCGCCACGCGAATACGCGGACTCCTGCCGCATGGAGCGGTTCAAGCGGCAACTCCAGGCGGGGCGGTCGGTGACCCACGCCATGTATGAGGCGGGTTACGGTTCCACCAGCCGGCTCTACGAGCGCACGTCCTCGCAGCTCGGCATGACTCCGGACGCCTACCGGCGCGGCGCCATCGGCACGCCCATTCATTACACGTGTTCGGAATCGCCGTTGGGACGGATGCTGGTCGCCGCTACGCCCAAGGGTGTCTGTGCAGTCCGGTTCGGACACTCCGACGAAGAGCTGGAACAGGGGCTGCGTCGCGAGTACCCGTTCGCCGTGCGTAAGCGAGACGATGGCGCCCTCGCCGGCTACTGCAAGACCCTGGTGGACTATCTGCGCGGAGAAAAGCTCGACGCTACGCTGCCGCTGGATATCCAGGCCACGGCGTTCCAGCGCCGGGTGTGGCGTTACCTGCAGGCCATTCCACGCGGGGCCACCCGGTCGTACGGCCAGGTGGCTCGAGCCCTCGGGCAACCCTCTGCCGCACGGGCGGTGGCACGTGCTTGCGCCGCCAACCCGGTGGCCGTCGCTATCCCCTGTCACCGCGTTACTCGCGGCGACGGCGACCTGGGCGGGTACCGCTGGGGTGTGCGCAGGAAGCAGGCTTTGCTGGGTATGGAGAGCGGGGAGTCGGCGAAAACGCGCCGCGAGGTCGCGGCCCGCAACTAG
- a CDS encoding cytochrome c oxidase subunit 3, producing the protein MATLTHPVTVEEREPRTGGIMPPPAPPRDGKSEGPGPGFTPADRLRRYRIGLAVGLTPVLMLFVSFTSAYIVRQGLGDDWSAIALPPILWMNTIILLASSVTAEKARRMAGIAQESGGLWLGITLILGLGFLAGQWIAWKQLAAQGIFIASNPSSSFFYLLTGSHGAHLVGGVLALGYAALATRFHRPPETRRIVVDIATWYWHFMDLLWLYILGLVYLAQ; encoded by the coding sequence ATGGCCACGCTGACTCATCCCGTCACGGTCGAAGAGCGCGAGCCGCGCACGGGCGGCATAATGCCGCCGCCGGCCCCGCCACGAGACGGCAAGAGCGAAGGCCCTGGTCCGGGCTTTACGCCTGCCGACCGCTTGCGTCGCTACCGCATCGGCCTGGCCGTTGGATTGACTCCGGTGCTCATGCTGTTCGTCTCCTTTACCAGCGCCTATATCGTCCGACAGGGCCTGGGAGATGACTGGAGCGCCATTGCCCTGCCGCCCATCCTCTGGATGAACACGATCATCCTTCTGGCCAGCAGCGTGACGGCGGAGAAGGCGCGCCGGATGGCCGGCATTGCCCAGGAGTCAGGCGGATTGTGGCTGGGCATCACGCTGATCTTGGGTCTGGGCTTCCTCGCCGGCCAATGGATCGCGTGGAAGCAACTGGCGGCGCAGGGCATCTTCATCGCCTCGAATCCCAGCAGTTCGTTCTTTTACCTGCTGACCGGAAGCCACGGCGCACACCTCGTAGGAGGGGTGCTGGCGCTGGGCTACGCGGCGCTGGCGACGCGCTTTCACCGGCCGCCGGAAACCCGGCGTATTGTCGTGGACATCGCCACCTGGTATTGGCACTTCATGGATCTGTTGTGGCTGTACATCCTGGGCCTGGTGTATTTGGCGCAATAG
- a CDS encoding cytochrome c oxidase subunit 3 — protein MAEAAVHHPMSDAYEPPLFGAYSKKVGMWLFLLSDSLTFGALLFAYSYGRIATPNWPTPFGAHSIANASIMTACLLSSSLTMVLAVLASQRGDRTWRFNWLLATMFFGAAFVVLHAFEWEGLIKEGMRPFSNPWAADVPQFGGTFFALTGMHMLHVTIGVIYLGVIAMGRKFIPLLVGLWLVAWLATPSSSVFHYGSHVLLACAVIAGMVVLFKPKNYDARDVEVSGLYWHFVDLVWMFIFPLVYLMSTRV, from the coding sequence ATGGCTGAAGCTGCTGTGCATCACCCGATGAGCGACGCGTATGAACCGCCGCTGTTCGGAGCCTACTCGAAGAAAGTAGGCATGTGGCTGTTCCTGCTCTCCGACTCGCTCACGTTCGGGGCGCTGCTGTTCGCTTACAGCTACGGGCGCATCGCGACCCCGAACTGGCCCACGCCGTTCGGCGCCCACAGCATCGCCAACGCCAGCATCATGACCGCTTGCCTGCTCTCCAGTTCGCTGACCATGGTTCTGGCTGTCCTGGCGAGTCAGCGCGGCGACCGCACGTGGCGCTTCAACTGGCTCCTGGCCACCATGTTTTTCGGCGCTGCATTCGTGGTGCTGCATGCCTTTGAATGGGAAGGGCTGATCAAGGAAGGGATGCGGCCCTTCAGCAACCCCTGGGCGGCGGACGTCCCCCAGTTCGGCGGGACGTTTTTCGCGCTCACCGGCATGCACATGCTGCACGTCACTATCGGCGTCATCTATCTGGGCGTGATCGCCATGGGACGCAAGTTCATTCCCCTGCTGGTGGGACTGTGGCTGGTCGCCTGGCTGGCGACGCCTTCCAGCAGCGTGTTCCACTATGGTTCGCACGTCCTGCTGGCCTGTGCGGTCATCGCCGGCATGGTGGTGTTGTTCAAACCCAAGAACTATGATGCCCGCGATGTCGAAGTCAGCGGCCTGTACTGGCACTTTGTGGACCTGGTCTGGATGTTCATCTTCCCCCTGGTGTACCTAATGTCTACCAGGGTGTGA
- a CDS encoding cytochrome C oxidase subunit IV family protein produces MAHDATATHDHGKAQYFWVWGALLAITGIEIVLAYKQVFDPLHMLIVLLVLSVIKAALIIAYFMHLKFEIVRMKVTLMAALVVCLTLMFVFFADAFRILQLGAR; encoded by the coding sequence ATGGCACACGACGCAACGGCGACTCACGACCACGGGAAGGCCCAGTACTTCTGGGTGTGGGGCGCGCTCCTGGCCATCACCGGGATTGAGATCGTCCTGGCCTACAAGCAAGTGTTCGACCCGCTGCACATGCTGATCGTGCTGCTGGTGCTTTCCGTGATCAAGGCGGCGCTCATCATTGCCTACTTCATGCACCTGAAGTTCGAGATCGTACGCATGAAGGTGACGCTGATGGCAGCTCTGGTGGTGTGCTTGACGCTGATGTTCGTCTTCTTTGCGGATGCCTTCCGCATTCTGCAATTGGGAGCCAGATGA